Genomic DNA from Pseudomonas helmanticensis:
ATCGCAGCGATCCTGTTCCTGATGCCGATGTACGCGATTCGCAAGATTCCGGCGATGGCGCGTTATCGTGGCCAGGCGTCGAACGTTTTCGTCGCGGCGGTTGGCCTGGTGGCGATTTCGGCGCTGGTTTACAAGCTGGCCGTTTAAAGACCAATAGATCGCATAGCTCCGTGCGGGAGCCGCCGCAGGCTGCGATCTTTGGCTTTTAAGCTACAGTACGCCGCTACGCATCCCTGATGCGTAGCGGCTTTTTTTCGTCTGGAGACAGTGGATTGTCGAGCGCCCCGCCAACTGTGGAACAACCCAATCGCTGGCAGGACGTCCTCGCGGGCCTGTCGATCGCCGGCCTGTTGCTGCCTGAAGCCGTGGCGTACTCGACCATCGCCGCACTGGCGCCTCAGGCCGGGGTCATCGCCTTGTTTGCCGGGTTGCTGTGTTACGGGCTGTTCGGCACCAGTCGCTTCGCCATTGTGTCGGCGACGTCATCGTCAGCGGCGGTGCTCGCGGCAGCCACGGCGACCTTGGCCAATGGTGATCCGCAACTGCGCTCGACGCTGGCGGTCGGGCTGGTGCTGGTCACCGGCGCGTTGTTTCTGCTGGCCGGGATCTTTCGCCTCGGCAGCGTCACCTCGTTTATCGCCAAACCGGTCTTGCGCGGGTTTGCCTTCGGTCTGGCGCTGACGATCATTCTCAAGCAAGTTGCCAGTGTGGTCGGGGTGCATCTGACCGACGCCAATCTGGTGCGCTTCGCTCCGCAACTGCTGGAGCAATTGCCACAGTGGAACTGGCCGGCAGCGGCTGTCGCTGCCGTGGCGCTGGTGTTGCTCGGCGTGTTTGCGCGATTCCCGCGAGTGCCCGGCGGATTGCTGGTGGTGGTGATCGGCATCCTCGCCGGGCAATGGCTTCACTTGCCGGCGTATGGCGTGAAGTTGATCGGGGTGATCGATCTGAGCCTGGAGGTGCCGAATTTACCGGCCTTGCCGTTCGCCGACTGGCTGCGGTTAGGGGAGGTGGGGTTTGCGCTGGTGATGATTCTGTACGCGGAGTCCTACGGCTCGATCAGTTCGTATGCACTCAAGCATGGCGACCGTGTGACCTCGAACCGCGACTTGCTGGCACTCGGTGCGGCGAATCTGCTGTCCGGGTTGTTCCATGGCATGCCGGCGGGAGCGGGGTATTCGGCAACCTCGGCGAATGAGGCCGCGGGGGCTACTTCACGGATGGCTGGCGCGGTGGCGGCGCTGGTGGTGCTGGCCATCGTGCTGACCGTTTTGCCATGGATCGCGCTGACGCCGGAGCCAATCCTCGCCGCTATTGTCATGCATGCGTTGGGGCGGGGTTTGAGTTTGCAGCCGCTGTGGCGTTATTTCGTCTGGCGCCGGGATCGGGTGCTGGTGATTTGTGCGGTGGCGGCGGTGTTGGTGCTTGGCGTGCTGGACGGCTTGCTGGTAGCGGTGGCGATCAGTGTCTTGTTGATGCTCAAACAGATGTCGGCGGCGGACATCCAGGTGTTGGGGCGGATCGACGGCGGGCACGATTTTGTCGATATGCAGCGCCATCCCATTGCGCAGACGGAACCCGGCATTTTGATCATTCGGCCGGGCGAGGCGTTGTTCTTTGCCAACGTCGAACGGATTCTGGGGGCGGCGTTGCGCTTGGTGCGGCATTCGCAGGTACCGGTGCACACGGTGATTCTCAGTCTGGAAGAAACGCCGGATCTGGATGGCA
This window encodes:
- a CDS encoding SulP family inorganic anion transporter — encoded protein: MSSAPPTVEQPNRWQDVLAGLSIAGLLLPEAVAYSTIAALAPQAGVIALFAGLLCYGLFGTSRFAIVSATSSSAAVLAAATATLANGDPQLRSTLAVGLVLVTGALFLLAGIFRLGSVTSFIAKPVLRGFAFGLALTIILKQVASVVGVHLTDANLVRFAPQLLEQLPQWNWPAAAVAAVALVLLGVFARFPRVPGGLLVVVIGILAGQWLHLPAYGVKLIGVIDLSLEVPNLPALPFADWLRLGEVGFALVMILYAESYGSISSYALKHGDRVTSNRDLLALGAANLLSGLFHGMPAGAGYSATSANEAAGATSRMAGAVAALVVLAIVLTVLPWIALTPEPILAAIVMHALGRGLSLQPLWRYFVWRRDRVLVICAVAAVLVLGVLDGLLVAVAISVLLMLKQMSAADIQVLGRIDGGHDFVDMQRHPIAQTEPGILIIRPGEALFFANVERILGAALRLVRHSQVPVHTVILSLEETPDLDGTSIEALQEFFLRVHLDGKRLILARLKHEALSALAELPEVPANDVILSGLSVDGAVQQALNLNPIL